One genomic segment of Primulina tabacum isolate GXHZ01 chromosome 9, ASM2559414v2, whole genome shotgun sequence includes these proteins:
- the LOC142556173 gene encoding tryptophan aminotransferase-related protein 2-like isoform X3 codes for MYERYWQKMGDKTTVLIPGWRFISYFSDGNNICWFLEPEFANAIIRLHKLVGNAVTENRYIVAGTGSTQLLQAVLYAVSPPNATEPIDVVSAAPFYSSYPLITDFLKSGLYKWGGDANKFKKDKPYIELVTSPNNPDGFSRDAVVNRDQGILIHDLAYYWPQYTSISYTADHDIMLFTVSKSTGHAGTRLGWALVKDQDIAKKMTEFVVLSTIGVSKESQIRAAKILQVVSDSHEYRGDFNEGEAFFEDSHKLVARRWKQLRDAVSIVKIFSLPEFPLWHCTFTNSSFTTQPAFAWLKCESEIDDCESFLRHHKIRTRGGKHFGGDEKYVRISVLPRDKIFDQFIKRLSSIGSS; via the exons ATGTATGAGAGATATTGGCAGAAAATGGGGGACAAAACTACGGTCCTGATCCCTGGTTGGAGATTCATCAGCTATTTTTCTGATGGCAATAATATTTGCTGGTTTCTGGAGCCCGAATTTGCGAATGCCATCATAAGATTACACAAGTTAGTAGGCAATGCTGTGACCGAAAATCGCTATATTGTTGCCGGGACGGGTTCTACACAACTGTTACAGGCTGTGTTGTATGCGGTTTCTCCGCCAAATGCTACAGAGCCAATCGATGTAGTATCCGCTGCGCCATTCTACTCG TCATATCCATTGATCACGGACTTTTTGAAGTCTGGACTCTACAAATGGGGTGGTGATGCTAACAAATTCAAGAAAGACAAGCCTTACATTGAGCTAGTAACATCTCCAAACAATCCAGATGGATTTTCAAGAGATGCTGTCGTGAATCGAGATCAAGGGATACTAATTCATGACTTAGCTTACTACTGGCCGCAGTATACTTCCATCTCCTACACTGCAGATCACGACATCATGCTGTTTACGGTGTCCAAAAGCACCGGCCATGCTGGTACACGACTTGG ATGGGCTCTCGTGAAGGATCAAGATATCGCCAAGAAAATGACTGAGTTCGTCGTGTTAAGCACCATAGGAGTATCAAAAGAGTCACAGATTCGTGCTGCCAAGATTTTACAAGTAGTATCTGATAGCCATGAGTATAGAGGCGATTTTAATGAAGGTGAAGCCTTCTTCGAAGACAGCCATAAACTCGTGGCGAGAAGATGGAAACAGCTCAGAGACGCAGTGAGCATTGTCAAAATCTTTAGCTTACCCGAGTTTCCCCTTTGGCACTGCACCTTTACCAATAGTTCGTTCACTACACAAcctg CCTTCGCTTGGTTGAAGTGTGAAAGTGAAATAGATGACTGTGAAAGCTTTCTTCGCCACCACAAGATACGAACCAGAGGTGGTAAGCATTTTGGTGGTGACGAAAAATATGTCCGAATAAGTGTTCTTCCACGCGATAAAATATTCGATCAATTTATCAAACGATTATCCAGTATCGGTTCTTCATAG
- the LOC142504511 gene encoding histone deacetylase 6-like yields MRDMELQNWLPLEIEYVGWDGVLYIDIDIHHGDGVEEAFYVTDRVMTVSFHKFGDFFPGTGHIKDIGVAAGKNYALNVPLNDGLNDQNFQSLFRPVIQKVMEVYQPDAVVLQCGADSLAGDRLGCFNLSVKGHADCLRF; encoded by the exons ATGAGGGACATGGAGCTCCAAAACTGGCTACCTCTTGAAATCGAATATGTTGGTTGGGAT GGTGTGCTATACATTGACATTGACATTCATCACGGAGACGGTGTTGAGGAGGCCTTTTATGTCACTGACAGAGTAATGACTGTGTCATTTCACAAATTCGGTGACTTTTTTCCTGGAACAGGGCACATCAAAGACATTGGGGTGGCTGCTGGGAAGAATTATGCTCTTAATGTTCCATTGAATGATGGATTAAATGATCAAAATTTCCAAAGTTTATTCCGTCCCGTCATCCAAAAAGTCATGGAGGTGTACCAGCCAGATGCTGTTGTTCTTCAATGTGGAGCAGATTCGTTGGCTGGTGATCGGTTAGGGTGCTTTAATTTGTCTGTGAAAGGTCATGCAGATTGCCTTCGTTTTTGA
- the LOC142556173 gene encoding tryptophan aminotransferase-related protein 2-like isoform X1: protein MEFKTMILGHLLMLSLALNVGLLYRDYGNGKQKFQEFFSSENKLKNASLITNRDANNVVENTVLETEETSSSKAVDETIDLDHGDPTMYERYWQKMGDKTTVLIPGWRFISYFSDGNNICWFLEPEFANAIIRLHKLVGNAVTENRYIVAGTGSTQLLQAVLYAVSPPNATEPIDVVSAAPFYSSYPLITDFLKSGLYKWGGDANKFKKDKPYIELVTSPNNPDGFSRDAVVNRDQGILIHDLAYYWPQYTSISYTADHDIMLFTVSKSTGHAGTRLGWALVKDQDIAKKMTEFVVLSTIGVSKESQIRAAKILQVVSDSHEYRGDFNEGEAFFEDSHKLVARRWKQLRDAVSIVKIFSLPEFPLWHCTFTNSSFTTQPAFAWLKCESEIDDCESFLRHHKIRTRGGKHFGGDEKYVRISVLPRDKIFDQFIKRLSSIGSS, encoded by the exons ATGGAGTTTAAAACAATGATCTTGGGGCATCTGTTGATGCTTTCTTTAGCCTTGAATGTGGGTTTGCTGTACAGAGACTATGGCAATGGGAAACAAAAGTTTCAAGAGTTTTTCAGCTCTGAAAATAAGTTGAAGAATGCATCTCTGATTACAAATCGAGATGCTAACAATGTTGTTGAAAATACTGTTCTTGAAACTGAAGAGACATCTTCTTCAAAAGCTGTTGATGAAACCATTGATCTTGACCA CGGGGATCCAACAATGTATGAGAGATATTGGCAGAAAATGGGGGACAAAACTACGGTCCTGATCCCTGGTTGGAGATTCATCAGCTATTTTTCTGATGGCAATAATATTTGCTGGTTTCTGGAGCCCGAATTTGCGAATGCCATCATAAGATTACACAAGTTAGTAGGCAATGCTGTGACCGAAAATCGCTATATTGTTGCCGGGACGGGTTCTACACAACTGTTACAGGCTGTGTTGTATGCGGTTTCTCCGCCAAATGCTACAGAGCCAATCGATGTAGTATCCGCTGCGCCATTCTACTCG TCATATCCATTGATCACGGACTTTTTGAAGTCTGGACTCTACAAATGGGGTGGTGATGCTAACAAATTCAAGAAAGACAAGCCTTACATTGAGCTAGTAACATCTCCAAACAATCCAGATGGATTTTCAAGAGATGCTGTCGTGAATCGAGATCAAGGGATACTAATTCATGACTTAGCTTACTACTGGCCGCAGTATACTTCCATCTCCTACACTGCAGATCACGACATCATGCTGTTTACGGTGTCCAAAAGCACCGGCCATGCTGGTACACGACTTGG ATGGGCTCTCGTGAAGGATCAAGATATCGCCAAGAAAATGACTGAGTTCGTCGTGTTAAGCACCATAGGAGTATCAAAAGAGTCACAGATTCGTGCTGCCAAGATTTTACAAGTAGTATCTGATAGCCATGAGTATAGAGGCGATTTTAATGAAGGTGAAGCCTTCTTCGAAGACAGCCATAAACTCGTGGCGAGAAGATGGAAACAGCTCAGAGACGCAGTGAGCATTGTCAAAATCTTTAGCTTACCCGAGTTTCCCCTTTGGCACTGCACCTTTACCAATAGTTCGTTCACTACACAAcctg CCTTCGCTTGGTTGAAGTGTGAAAGTGAAATAGATGACTGTGAAAGCTTTCTTCGCCACCACAAGATACGAACCAGAGGTGGTAAGCATTTTGGTGGTGACGAAAAATATGTCCGAATAAGTGTTCTTCCACGCGATAAAATATTCGATCAATTTATCAAACGATTATCCAGTATCGGTTCTTCATAG
- the LOC142504512 gene encoding uncharacterized protein LOC142504512, with the protein MKIKSKNREQENYANIIKSVAQAWHGHSSSPVIESTSEFDAHRLRFQSKPTRFKVQASREVPPPGVKKWDFAKSLWDSYEIVNVSRKLERCLLNMDDPFSESNRVKQVLVKRGKESRNSLRNLFKTSSRRFSEVDFSSDRG; encoded by the coding sequence ATGAAGATCAAAAGCAAGAATCGTGAACAAGAAAACTATGCCAATATCATCAAGTCCGTGGCACAGGCCTGGCATGGACACTCCAGCAGCCCCGTGATCGAGTCCACTTCGGAGTTCGACGCGCACAGACTGCGCTTCCAGTCGAAACCGACCCGGTTCAAGGTCCAGGCGTCGCGGGAAGTTCCTCCACCTGGTGTGAAGAAATGGGATTTCGCTAAGTCGCTCTGGGACTCTTATGAGATTGTGAATGTATCCAGGAAGTTGGAGAGATGCTTGTTGAATATGGATGATCCGTTTTCGGAGTCGAACAGGGTGAAGCAGGTTCTGGTCAAGAGGGGGAAAGAGAGCAGGAATAGCCTGAGGAATTTGTTTAAGACATCTTCAAGGAGATTCAGTGAAGTTGATTTTTCGTCAGATCGAGGGTAG
- the LOC142556173 gene encoding tryptophan aminotransferase-related protein 2-like isoform X2 has translation MTDKFGPHISSSNLKECGDPTMYERYWQKMGDKTTVLIPGWRFISYFSDGNNICWFLEPEFANAIIRLHKLVGNAVTENRYIVAGTGSTQLLQAVLYAVSPPNATEPIDVVSAAPFYSSYPLITDFLKSGLYKWGGDANKFKKDKPYIELVTSPNNPDGFSRDAVVNRDQGILIHDLAYYWPQYTSISYTADHDIMLFTVSKSTGHAGTRLGWALVKDQDIAKKMTEFVVLSTIGVSKESQIRAAKILQVVSDSHEYRGDFNEGEAFFEDSHKLVARRWKQLRDAVSIVKIFSLPEFPLWHCTFTNSSFTTQPAFAWLKCESEIDDCESFLRHHKIRTRGGKHFGGDEKYVRISVLPRDKIFDQFIKRLSSIGSS, from the exons ATGACCGACAAGTTTGGCCCTCATATTTCATCTTCAAACCTAAAGGAGTG CGGGGATCCAACAATGTATGAGAGATATTGGCAGAAAATGGGGGACAAAACTACGGTCCTGATCCCTGGTTGGAGATTCATCAGCTATTTTTCTGATGGCAATAATATTTGCTGGTTTCTGGAGCCCGAATTTGCGAATGCCATCATAAGATTACACAAGTTAGTAGGCAATGCTGTGACCGAAAATCGCTATATTGTTGCCGGGACGGGTTCTACACAACTGTTACAGGCTGTGTTGTATGCGGTTTCTCCGCCAAATGCTACAGAGCCAATCGATGTAGTATCCGCTGCGCCATTCTACTCG TCATATCCATTGATCACGGACTTTTTGAAGTCTGGACTCTACAAATGGGGTGGTGATGCTAACAAATTCAAGAAAGACAAGCCTTACATTGAGCTAGTAACATCTCCAAACAATCCAGATGGATTTTCAAGAGATGCTGTCGTGAATCGAGATCAAGGGATACTAATTCATGACTTAGCTTACTACTGGCCGCAGTATACTTCCATCTCCTACACTGCAGATCACGACATCATGCTGTTTACGGTGTCCAAAAGCACCGGCCATGCTGGTACACGACTTGG ATGGGCTCTCGTGAAGGATCAAGATATCGCCAAGAAAATGACTGAGTTCGTCGTGTTAAGCACCATAGGAGTATCAAAAGAGTCACAGATTCGTGCTGCCAAGATTTTACAAGTAGTATCTGATAGCCATGAGTATAGAGGCGATTTTAATGAAGGTGAAGCCTTCTTCGAAGACAGCCATAAACTCGTGGCGAGAAGATGGAAACAGCTCAGAGACGCAGTGAGCATTGTCAAAATCTTTAGCTTACCCGAGTTTCCCCTTTGGCACTGCACCTTTACCAATAGTTCGTTCACTACACAAcctg CCTTCGCTTGGTTGAAGTGTGAAAGTGAAATAGATGACTGTGAAAGCTTTCTTCGCCACCACAAGATACGAACCAGAGGTGGTAAGCATTTTGGTGGTGACGAAAAATATGTCCGAATAAGTGTTCTTCCACGCGATAAAATATTCGATCAATTTATCAAACGATTATCCAGTATCGGTTCTTCATAG